GGGGTAAAGGTCGTGACCACCTCGGCTGGCTCTCCTAAACGCCTCTATCCTAAGATCAAAGAACTCGGCATGAAGGGTTTTCACGTTGCCCTGTCGGCACCTTTGGCAGTCAAGGCCGCGAATGCGGGGGTAGATGCAGTTGTCGTCTCCGGCACCGAATCCGGAGGCCTGCGCACTACCGGACCTGAGTCTACGAACATGATCCTGATTCCCTCGGTCTGCGACATGGTCGATGTGCCCGTGGTGGCTGCCGGCGGGATTTGCGAACGTCGGGGATACCGGGCAGCTTTGGCCTTGGGAGCTCAGGGCGTGCAGGTTGGGACTGCATTTCTCGCCTCCGAGGAAAGCCCCGCTTCCCAAGCTTGGAAGGAAGCCATCCTAGGGTGCGGAGACGCCGGGACCACGCGTCTGCCAGTGGGTGGTATGAGCATGCGGACCATTATCAATCCAAAATTGAATGAACTTTTAGCCTCAGGCGCAGATATGAACCAAGAATACAACCTGATGAACGCGCCCCAGGCTTGGCAGGATGGAGATTTTGATCTGTTTCCGGCCGGGGCCGGCCAGGTCAGTGCCCTGATCAAGGAAATAAAACCCATCAAGGACATTATTGCGGAGATGGTTGCCTGAAAATCCGATCATGGATCATTCCAATAGACTTTCAACCCTATTCTTCGTGTCCTTTGTGTCTTGGGGGTTCAATCGCACTTGCTCAATGCATCCAACCGCTTGCGATCCCTGCAGGGTAAAATTATTCTCTGGGCCGTCCGTGCCTCGAGCGCAGCGGGCGGTGAGATAGACGATGCCCTTAAGGTTGACCGGATTCCCTTAGGCCATACTGCTGTTTGATGCGTTCAAGCTCGGGTTCGAGTTGTTCAACGAGGGATGGCCCTCGTGGTGTAGGAAAAAGGTTGTGCAGTTCCCGCGGGTCGTTGGCAAGATCGTAGATTTCCGGCTCCCGGCAGCATTCCCACACGATGTATTTGTAGGTTTCGGTCCTCAATGCCTTGTGGGGCGGTACCCGGCCGCCAAAGGGAAAGTCGCGGAACAGCTCGTACACCCAACTGCTGCGACCCGGTGCATGGCGATCCTTCAGTATGCCTGCGAAGCTTTGGCCCTGCATGGATGCGGGTACGGGTACGCCGGCTATTTCGAGCAGGGTGGGCGCGAGGTCGATATTGAGGACCATCTGGCGGGCGCGCCGGCCGGGTTCGGGTATCAGATAGCGGGGGGCGCGAACGATATAGGGAATCCTGATGGATTCCTCGTACGGGTAGTGCTTGGCGTACAGCCGGTGTTCTCCCCAGATGTAGCCGTTGTCGCCGGCATAGACGATGACGGTGCTGTCCAGCAGGTCATTCTGCTCCAGAACCGTGATGAGGCGCCCCAGTTGTTCGTCCACCGAAACAAGGCATTCGTGGTAGCGCCGGTAGACGGCGTGCATGTTGCCCATGGTCCCTTCGAGCCAGTTGAGGCCGGTCCAGGTGTTGTATTTGTCCGATTCCGGCGCGAGGTGGCTCAGGTCGGCCTTGCGGTATCTGCCCTTCAGGTGAGCGGGCGGTTTCCAGTCATGGTGCACGGCCTTGTGTGACAGGTAGAGGCAAAAAGGGCCCTTTCTTTCGGCACGGACGAAATCGATGGCATAGTCCGTCAGCTCTTCGGTGATGTACGC
This is a stretch of genomic DNA from Deltaproteobacteria bacterium. It encodes these proteins:
- a CDS encoding nitronate monooxygenase, encoding MSQILEILGCKYPIIQGPIGALNDPKMVAAVSEAGAFGLIALGYATDMESVKTAVAQVKDLTDKPFGANLMIAMNPNNEAILDILAEAGVKVVTTSAGSPKRLYPKIKELGMKGFHVALSAPLAVKAANAGVDAVVVSGTESGGLRTTGPESTNMILIPSVCDMVDVPVVAAGGICERRGYRAALALGAQGVQVGTAFLASEESPASQAWKEAILGCGDAGTTRLPVGGMSMRTIINPKLNELLASGADMNQEYNLMNAPQAWQDGDFDLFPAGAGQVSALIKEIKPIKDIIAEMVA
- a CDS encoding sulfatase — its product is MQASILRYLFFVILLVIASALPLVAAEKKPNIVFILTDDHRWDALGVMGHPFVETPNMDRLAREGVLFENAFVTTSLCSPSRASFLTGQYASAHGVRNNFSRWNPEKNITFLEHLKKAGYATAFIGKWHMPGGRLPGLPGVDLFVSFTKKDGQGDYYNCPIYVNHRLTPNRKAYITEELTDYAIDFVRAERKGPFCLYLSHKAVHHDWKPPAHLKGRYRKADLSHLAPESDKYNTWTGLNWLEGTMGNMHAVYRRYHECLVSVDEQLGRLITVLEQNDLLDSTVIVYAGDNGYIWGEHRLYAKHYPYEESIRIPYIVRAPRYLIPEPGRRARQMVLNIDLAPTLLEIAGVPVPASMQGQSFAGILKDRHAPGRSSWVYELFRDFPFGGRVPPHKALRTETYKYIVWECCREPEIYDLANDPRELHNLFPTPRGPSLVEQLEPELERIKQQYGLRESGQP